A region from the Alnus glutinosa chromosome 5, dhAlnGlut1.1, whole genome shotgun sequence genome encodes:
- the LOC133868462 gene encoding uncharacterized protein LOC133868462 has product MKKLYRRGTVHPSPPIISDHLSFLPATILTLTAALSPEDREVLAYLLSCSNSSVNFNGRRRTTTTTTTTTTNQRGTGADHPPQFNCNCFRCYTSYWVRWDSSPNRQAIHEIIDAYEAELMAQSKKGKGRKERRKRGCNNELGELKRSEASSGKDESGESGELGGESSNSGHESFGGGGDGEEGLDKGSVRRLVSFIGERIWGVWSQ; this is encoded by the coding sequence ATGAAGAAATTGTACCGCAGAGGGACCGTCCACCCGTCGCCGCCAATCATCTCCGACCACCTGTCCTTCCTTCCCGCCACGATCCTAACCCTCACGGCGGCTCTCTCGCCCGAGGACCGTGAAGTGCTGGCCTACCTCCTCTCCTGCTCCAACAGCTCCGTAAACTTTAACGGCCGCCGGAggaccaccaccaccaccacaaccACAACAACAAACCAGAGAGGAACCGGCGCCGATCACCCTCCTCAGTTCAACTGCAACTGCTTCCGGTGCTACACCAGCTACTGGGTCAGGTGGGACTCGTCGCCGAATCGCCAAGCGATACATGAAATCATTGATGCGTATGAGGCGGAGCTCATGGCGCAGAGTAAGAAAGGGAAGGGTAGGAAGGAGAGGAGGAAGAGAGGGTGCAACAACGAGTTGGGTGAGCTGAAGCGGTCGGAGGCGAGTTCCGGGAAGGACGAATCAGGCGAGTCGGGGGAGTTGGGTGGGGAGAGTAGCAACAGTGGGCATGAGAgctttggtggtggtggtgatggaGAGGAAGGGTTGGATAAAGGGTCGGTGAGAAGGCTTGTGAGCTTCATTGGGGAGAGGATTTGGGGTGTTTGGAGCCAATGA
- the LOC133869413 gene encoding serine/threonine/tyrosine-protein kinase HT1, which yields MATSCFHMLRLRRSKSKHFSIPSSSNTQLNSDMETMERRRFDSVESWSMILDSENVDTWEVSKEDREEWTADLSQLFIGNKFASGAHSRIYRGIYKQRAVAVKMVRIPNQKEETRTLLEQQFKSEVALLSRLFHPNIVQFIAACKKPPVYCIITEYMSQGTLRMYLNKKEPYSLSTETILRLALDISRGMEYLHSQGVIHRDLKSNNLLLNDEMRVKVADFGTSCLETQCRETKGNKGTYRWMAPEMIKEKPYTRKVDVYSFGIVLWELTTALLPFQGMTPVQAAFAVAEKNERPPLPASCQPALAHLIKRCWAANPSKRPDFSDIVSALEKYDECVKEGLPLTHHSRLVSRNAILERLKGCVSTSSSSIPVHA from the exons ATGGCAACCTCGTGTTTCCACATGCTTCGCCTCCGAAGGTCGAAGAGCAAACATTTTTCAATCCCTTCCTCGTCCAATACCCAGTTGAATTCTGACATGGAAACTATGGAAAGAAGGAGATTTGATAGCGTGGAATCATGGTCTATGATATTGGATTCAGAGAATGTGGACACTTGGGAGGTATCAAAGGAGGATCGGGAGGAATGGACTGCCGATCTCTCACAGCTGTTTATCGGCAACAAATTCGCTTCAGGAGCACATAGTAGAATTTACCGTGGAATTTACAAGCAGAGAGCTGTGGCTGTAAAAATGGTTAGGATTCCAAACCAGAAGGAGGAGACTAGAACCTTATTGGAGCAGCAATTTAAGTCTGAAGTTGCTTTGCTTTCACGTCTCTTTCATCCAAATATAGTGCAG TTTATTGCAGCTTGTAAAAAGCCTCCTGTTTATTGTATTATCACTGAATACATGTCACAAGGAACTCTGAGGATGTATCTTAACAAGAAAGAGCCATACTCTCTTTCAACAGAAACAATACTGAGGTTAGCTCTTGATATATCCCGAGGAATGGAGTATCTTCATTCACAAGGGGTGATCCATAGAGATCTCAAATCAAATAACTTGCTTCTTAATGATGAAATGAGGGTTAAGGTGGCAGATTTTGGTACATCATGTCTTGAGACACAGTGTAGGGAAACTAAGGGAAACAAGGGAACGTACCGTTGGATGGCACCTGAGATGATCAAGGAGAAACCTTATACTCGGAAGGTTGACGTGTACAGTTTTGGGATTGTGCTATGGGAGCTCACAACAGCTTTGCTTCCCTTCCAAGGGATGACCCCTGTGCAGGCTGCATTTGCTGTGGCTGAGAAG AATGAGCGGCCTCCACTACCAGCTAGTTGTCAGCCTGCACTTGCACACCTCATCAAGCGCTGCTGGGCAGCAAACCCCTCAAAGCGGCCGGATTTCAGTGACATTGTTTCTGCTTTGGAGAAGTATGATGAGTGTGTCAAGGAGGGCCTTCCTCTTACTCACCACTCGAGGCTCGTCAGCCGAAACGCCATTCTCGAACGCTTGAAAGGCTGCGTATCCACGAGCAGCTCGTCCATACCTGTACATGCCTGA
- the LOC133868292 gene encoding uncharacterized membrane protein At1g16860: MGSRTTSHQLSGGLYVSGRPEQQAKERPTMASRAMPYTGGDVKKSGELGKMFDIHQFLDPSSTGPPPTKLSRPSSSSSHSQHNSGSVRSGPNSGPIPKKSSGPIPLQPTGLITSGPIGSGPLGSSTGRRSGHIEPPGKAVYGSSVTSLAGEKKVRAMRLPKAAVWVVVVAVAMGLLVGAFLMVAVKKAVVLVAVGGAVVLVLVAMTWNCVWRRRGLLGFVRGYPDAELRGAIDGQYVKVTGVVTCGSIPLESSYQRIPRCVYVSTELYEYKGLGGKSANPKHRCFSWGSRHAEKYVADFYISDFQTGLRALVKAGYGAKVAAFVKPATAVDVTKENRDLSPSFLRWLADRNLSSDDRVMRLKEGYIKEGSTVSVMGVVRRHENVLMIVPPAQPVSTGCQWVRCLLPTYVEGLILTCDDNQNTDVVPV; this comes from the exons ATGGGCAGTCGAACGACGTCGCACCAGCTGAGCGGTGGGCTCTACGTTTCAGGCAGGCCGGAGCAGCAGGCCAAGGAGCGGCCCACAATGGCGTCACGCGCCATGCCGTACACGGGCGGTGACGTTAAGAAGTCCGGTGAGCTTGGCAAAATGTTCGACATCCATCAATTCCTCGATCCTTCATCCACCGGTCCTCCTCCTACCAAGTTATCCcgcccctcctcctcctcatcccACTCCCAGCACAACAGCGGATCCGTCCGATCCGGGCCCAACTCCGGCCCGATCCCCAAGAAATCCTCCGGCCCGATACCTCTCCAGCCCACGGGTCTTATCACCTCCGGGCCCATCGGGTCCGGCCCGCTTGGATCCTCCACGGGCCGTCGGTCGGGGCACATCGAGCCGCCCGGAAAGGCGGTGTACGGTTCTTCGGTGACGAGCTTGGCGGGGGAGAAGAAGGTACGGGCGATGAGGTTGCCGAAGGCGGCGGTgtgggtggtggtggtggcggtggcGATGGGGCTGCTGGTGGGGGCGTTTCTGATGGTGGCCGTGAAGAAGGCGGTGGTGCTAGTGGCGGTGGGGGGCGCGGTGGTACTGGTTCTGGTGGCCATGACGTGGAATTGCGTGTGGAGGAGGAGAGGGTTGCTAGGGTTTGTAAGGGGGTACCCCGACGCGGAGCTCAGGGGTGCTATTGACGGACAGTACGTCAAGGTCACTGGG GTTGTAACCTGTGGCAGTATTCCTTTGGAGTCATCGTACCAGAGGATACCTAGGTGTGTATATGTTTCCACAGaactgtatgaatacaaaggaTTGGGTGGGAAATCTGCAAATCCGAAACACCGTTGCTTCTCGTGGGGATCTAGACATGCAGAG AAATATGTGGCTGATTTTTACATATCAGACTTCCAAACTGGGTTAAGAGCATTAGTAAAAGCAGGTTATGGGGCTAAGGTTGCTGCATTTGTCAAACCAGCTACTGCAGTTGATGTAACAAAGGAAAACAGAGACTTATCTCCAAGCTTTTTACGGTGGCTAGCTGATCGCAACCTCTCTAGTGATGACCGTGTAATGCGCCTCAAAGAAGG GTATATCAAAGAAGGGAGCACTGTAAGTGTGATGGGGGTTGTTCGACGCCATGAAAATGTGCTTATGATTGTTCCACCAGCACAGCCTGTCTCAACAGGCTGCCAGTGGGTCCGCTGCCTCCTCCCAACCTATGTTGAAGGACTAATTTTGACGTGCGATGATAATCAAAATACTGATGTGGTTCCTGTGTAA